The following are encoded in a window of Leptolyngbya sp. CCY15150 genomic DNA:
- a CDS encoding TIR domain-containing protein has translation MIEQATRVFISYSWDSEKQKADVLALANELRVNWGVDAEIDQYVRAEPPYTPEQGWDLWMQEKLEWAEFVLIVCTESYKRRFEGKEEVGKGMGVSWEGTLIRQEIYNTQLKSTKFIPVVFSSTDLAYVPLVLRSKDIYSLENNESYKELCYRLRKQPIVIKPEVGEINLDLPSGLMFLPPSSQEKPRIVNTVINRRVFFSFHYQRDIWRVNVVRNHAKVKSGYQEAGYWDCSLWESTKRTGEISLKRLIDSGLQNTSVTVVLIGTETSERQWVNYEIEESYNRGNGMLGIYIHNIKNITGRTDLRGKNPFDSFIVEQPSRFAYMSKPQIRMSQIYPTYDWVNDGGYNNFSKWVEDAARAAGR, from the coding sequence GTGATCGAGCAAGCGACAAGAGTCTTTATCAGCTATAGCTGGGACTCAGAAAAGCAAAAAGCAGACGTGTTAGCTTTAGCAAATGAGCTACGAGTGAATTGGGGTGTGGATGCAGAAATAGACCAATATGTTCGAGCTGAGCCTCCATATACTCCAGAACAAGGATGGGATCTATGGATGCAGGAAAAGCTTGAATGGGCTGAATTTGTGCTTATAGTCTGTACAGAATCTTACAAGCGACGATTTGAGGGAAAGGAAGAAGTTGGTAAAGGCATGGGTGTTTCATGGGAAGGAACGCTTATTAGACAGGAAATTTATAATACTCAATTGAAGAGCACCAAGTTTATTCCAGTCGTATTTTCTTCCACTGATTTAGCCTATGTTCCTTTAGTCTTGAGGTCTAAGGACATATATAGTCTCGAAAATAATGAAAGCTATAAGGAGCTTTGCTATCGTCTTAGAAAGCAGCCTATCGTAATAAAACCGGAAGTAGGAGAGATAAATTTAGATTTGCCTTCTGGATTAATGTTCCTTCCTCCTTCTTCTCAGGAAAAACCACGGATAGTCAATACTGTGATAAACAGAAGAGTTTTCTTTAGCTTTCATTACCAGCGAGATATCTGGCGAGTCAATGTTGTACGCAACCATGCCAAGGTGAAAAGTGGCTATCAAGAAGCGGGTTACTGGGATTGCTCCCTTTGGGAATCAACCAAGAGGACAGGTGAAATTTCGCTCAAACGACTGATTGATTCAGGCTTGCAAAATACATCTGTTACTGTTGTGCTGATTGGTACAGAGACATCCGAACGCCAGTGGGTCAACTATGAAATTGAGGAAAGTTATAATCGAGGCAATGGAATGCTGGGGATATACATTCACAACATTAAGAACATAACTGGAAGAACTGACTTGAGAGGGAAAAATCCCTTTGATAGCTTCATAGTTGAGCAGCCAAGTCGATTTGCCTATATGTCAAAGCCACAAATTAGAATGTCACAAATTTACCCAACTTATGATTGGGTAAATGATGGCGGATACAATAACTTTAGCAAGTGGGTTGAAGATGCAGCAAGGGCTGCGGGTCGATAA